The proteins below come from a single Chryseobacterium sp. MA9 genomic window:
- the glsA gene encoding glutaminase A: protein MKNNSFLFSAKGICTAAFLSLNTIVYAQKAADISTISEKTLNNILEKNRAYYTQGKVADYIPELGKMDAKAIAFSVVDKNGKIFNTGDVSKKFTMQSISKIISLMVAVNEKSEAHIFDKMGYFGSDKPFNHFSNLETTGKPLNPMMNAGAILTTSLISGDGEKPFLKILDMVRYITKNQTIDYNKSVYESEKSTGHRNRGMFYIMKNSGLISGNEDQLDNYFKQCSIELTAEDLAKIGYFFANQCVRFDGDTTYKNAEMAKLIESQMLTAGMYEFSGEYSRTVGLPSKSGVGGGITVSVPGKIGIGVFSPSLDQHGNSLAGYHMILDLAKQYGLSIF, encoded by the coding sequence ATGAAAAACAACAGCTTTTTATTTTCTGCAAAAGGAATTTGCACCGCAGCTTTTCTTTCCTTAAACACAATAGTTTACGCTCAAAAAGCCGCAGATATTTCAACAATTTCAGAAAAAACACTCAACAACATTCTGGAAAAAAACAGAGCTTATTATACACAAGGCAAAGTGGCAGATTATATTCCTGAACTGGGAAAAATGGATGCCAAAGCAATTGCCTTTTCAGTGGTAGATAAAAACGGAAAAATATTCAACACAGGTGATGTAAGTAAAAAATTCACCATGCAGAGTATCTCCAAAATCATATCATTAATGGTAGCTGTAAACGAAAAAAGTGAGGCTCATATTTTTGATAAGATGGGATATTTCGGCTCTGACAAACCTTTTAATCATTTTTCAAACCTTGAAACTACAGGCAAACCGCTCAATCCCATGATGAATGCGGGGGCAATCCTTACCACTTCGCTAATTTCGGGAGATGGCGAAAAACCTTTCCTTAAGATTCTGGACATGGTGAGATATATTACCAAAAATCAGACAATTGATTATAACAAATCCGTCTATGAATCTGAAAAGTCAACAGGACATCGAAATCGTGGTATGTTCTATATAATGAAAAACAGCGGACTGATTTCTGGAAATGAAGACCAGCTGGATAACTATTTCAAACAATGTTCTATTGAGCTTACCGCTGAAGATCTTGCAAAAATCGGCTACTTCTTTGCCAACCAATGTGTAAGGTTTGACGGCGATACTACCTATAAGAATGCGGAAATGGCCAAACTGATAGAATCACAGATGCTGACCGCCGGAATGTATGAATTCAGTGGTGAATACTCCAGAACTGTAGGCCTTCCAAGTAAATCCGGTGTCGGAGGCGGAATTACCGTAAGTGTTCCAGGAAAAATAGGAATTGGTGTATTCAGCCCATCTTTGGATCAGCATGGCAATTCGCTGGCAGGATATCACATGATCTTAGATCTGGCAAAACAGTACGGATTGAGTATATTTTAA
- a CDS encoding type I polyketide synthase, translating into MKNLTIIGLTPFEKPDVNLISKLHQAGAFPVLSLGNEITAAQEALHQLDQIDVPSYGIYFSKDNFASLQISEKVRFAILPFGMSKPFNLPAVYQVSSLEEAIEAEQSGAEGIIIKGNEAGGLVGYESTFVLFQRVIKEIQNIPVWVQGGIGLHTAAASKALGATGVVLDSQLALFPESSVPKDLKEVCSKLNGTETKVIANHRILVRPNSPVLPENVTAENLKQYFTGFDLSTCYIPMGQDISLATDLYEDFKTLKKLVFGFKEAMYGHLKQAKALKVINKDNPMAQELGLHYPIAQGPMTRVSDVPLFANAVADAGALPFVALSLLKGESAKSLVMDTKKLAGDKTWGVGILGFAPQELREEQTSYILEAKPPVILIAGGRPAQAKVFEKAGIKSFLHVPSPALLDIFLKEGAKNFIFEGRECGGHVGPLSSMVLWEKQIERILKEEHPENISVFFAGGIHNAFSTAFVSIMAAPLAARGVKIGVLMGTAYLYTHEAVQTGAIQEEFQAQAMQAKDTVLLETAPGHETRCLNTAFAHHFNTEKAKLLAAGMDKKQVWEQLEKLNVGRLRIAAKGIERQGDKLVNIPKDDQLDLGMYMIGQVATMHNRVISLAALHQSVVDNYEHIQNAALPEEPISTEKPLDIAIVGMECIFPGAKNLDEYWRNIILGKDSVTEVPDERWNKELYYHPDSDGPDVSHSKWGGFIPKIDFDPLAFGIPPQSLAAIEPTQLLTLLVAKRAMEDAGYGEKHINRENISVIIGAEGGNDLANSYSFRGYYKQVFGELHEEVKEAFPHTTEDSFPGILANVIAGRITNRLDLGGRNFTVDAACASSLAAIDLACQELVLGKSDMVLAGGADLHNGINDYLMFSSTHALSRKGRCATFDGDADGIALGEGIAILVLKRYEDAVRDGDRIYSVIKGVGGSSDGKALGLTAPRQIGQVRALERAYSQAGISPASVGLVEAHGTGTVVGDKTELSALTNLFSRSGALPGQTHLGSVKTQIGHTKCAAGLAGLIKASLAVYHGVKPPTLHLQQPNAYYNAETSPFAFHAESGLWSEKNRYAGISAFGFGGTNFHTVIANHPKQDNSIAMQSWPSELFVFRGDTYEEAKGQSSQIKALLEINDGIPLKDIAYSLSISSEKPIQFSIVADTAEDLMMKLELVLLGIETKDTFTVNKKEGKVAFTFPGQGSQRINMARDLFVVFPAMRKIIDEYPELEKVVFPSKTFNEADLKQQKETIKDTRLAQPLLGIVDLALAKFLESLGIIPDMLAGHSYGEIPALCFAGVFGEDKLVDLSVKRAQSILDSVEGGDPGSMLAASATPERLQPMIAKVEGCYPVNFNAPTQCVIAGSTEAINKLLEVLKQEGISAKKLEVACAFHSPLLAKSKNLYAEVLKDVPFQEMQIPVWSNTTAEAYPSNPSEIKERLTDHLVQPVRFVEQLQAMYNDGARIFIEVGPGKVLTGLTKSCLEKDQLTLYVEDNSRNKFSHLLCMLAQYLGTGRSFTINKLFDGRSVNVIDLNQPELYKKSPAIWRVNGQTAHPTTGNLPANGALPLINPIPMNNFTNNPQAPATEAQSTAERMLQEYLNSMKLMIQAQRDVMLSFMGQNPQAFPAPVYNSSAPIAAHQPISAIPVQPVQQERPVAVAAVKQAPARDIKSLLLQVVSDKTGYPQEMLGMEMDLEADLSIDSIKRVEIIGTLRNELGSLGNGNTSEDTVMEQLAGIKTLSGLVSWLTEFSGAETTATPEKNGSAAESSVAQSKAQPTFSLEDLQNAILNIVSEKTGYPKEMLGLDLDLEADLSIDSIKRMEIIGDLKTKIGFGQNLEQADDVMEKLAAIKTLRGLASWISEMNGETNETDQETKETNIAEPTQNVLSRLRFDITPTDDFLVQNTEVLQGKRFAITQDDSKQTSAIKEALEKHGAIVELVDTEKDLSNIDGLIMLDLFSAADKPSIIDHVDLIKKLDFDKAKWVYLISDIPAHLQEITDASILRHHQGYPGLFKSLAREFDNTTCRLISLGTPQEVDQIAEITLKEILTNDKPAEVIYKNDQRHKVDIIPSPLSTSLNEAHIQLDQKSVVLVLGGAQGITAELAKHMSQAYPCTYILVGRSADPREGALELKEFEAMKTKEEIRGFLIRSGKFTAPAEIEKETTKIFKNNQILRTIRDMEALGNTIIYQSLDLCDEEGLGNLISSIYEKYNRLDGVIHGAGLLEDKLFKQKTTSSFGRVFDTKVKPLRVLAEQLRSDCQFVVLFSSIASVYGNKGQTDYAAANSVLDDYANALNKRLKGKVISINWGPWKGAGMVSSTLESEYERRGISMIPLDEGKEIFLNEIKYGTESQVLIMSGNNW; encoded by the coding sequence ATGAAAAACCTAACCATTATTGGACTGACGCCTTTTGAAAAACCAGACGTTAACCTTATCTCTAAACTACACCAGGCGGGTGCATTTCCCGTTTTAAGTTTAGGAAATGAGATAACGGCTGCACAGGAAGCGTTACATCAACTTGACCAGATAGACGTACCATCGTATGGTATTTATTTTTCTAAAGACAACTTCGCCTCTCTTCAAATTTCTGAAAAAGTAAGATTTGCGATCCTTCCTTTCGGAATGTCAAAGCCCTTCAATCTGCCTGCTGTTTATCAGGTAAGCAGTTTGGAAGAAGCCATAGAAGCTGAACAATCGGGAGCAGAAGGAATCATTATTAAAGGAAATGAAGCAGGCGGATTAGTAGGCTATGAATCCACGTTTGTGTTATTTCAGCGTGTGATCAAAGAAATTCAGAACATTCCGGTGTGGGTACAGGGAGGAATAGGTCTCCATACTGCAGCGGCATCAAAAGCATTGGGAGCAACAGGAGTTGTATTGGACAGTCAGCTGGCCCTATTTCCTGAAAGTTCAGTTCCTAAGGATCTGAAAGAAGTGTGCTCAAAGCTGAATGGTACAGAAACCAAGGTGATTGCTAATCATCGTATATTAGTAAGACCCAATTCACCTGTATTACCTGAAAATGTAACCGCTGAAAATCTGAAACAGTACTTTACCGGTTTCGACCTTAGCACATGTTATATTCCTATGGGACAAGACATCTCGCTGGCAACAGACCTGTATGAAGATTTCAAAACCCTGAAAAAACTGGTTTTCGGATTCAAAGAGGCTATGTATGGACACCTGAAACAGGCAAAAGCACTGAAGGTAATCAATAAAGACAATCCAATGGCTCAGGAGCTGGGTCTGCATTACCCCATTGCTCAAGGTCCGATGACCCGCGTAAGTGATGTTCCATTATTCGCCAATGCAGTAGCAGATGCCGGAGCCTTACCTTTTGTTGCTTTATCCTTATTAAAAGGAGAATCTGCAAAATCTCTGGTAATGGATACCAAAAAACTGGCTGGTGATAAAACTTGGGGAGTAGGAATTTTAGGATTCGCGCCACAGGAATTAAGAGAAGAACAAACCTCATATATATTAGAAGCTAAGCCTCCTGTGATTTTGATTGCAGGCGGAAGACCAGCTCAGGCTAAAGTATTTGAAAAAGCTGGAATAAAATCATTCTTACACGTTCCTTCCCCTGCCCTTCTGGATATTTTCCTGAAAGAAGGTGCTAAAAATTTCATTTTTGAAGGACGTGAATGCGGAGGGCATGTAGGTCCTCTTTCAAGTATGGTTCTCTGGGAAAAACAAATTGAACGTATCTTAAAAGAAGAACACCCCGAAAATATCAGTGTCTTTTTTGCAGGAGGAATTCACAACGCATTTTCAACCGCGTTTGTTTCTATCATGGCCGCACCATTAGCTGCAAGAGGAGTAAAAATTGGTGTATTGATGGGAACTGCTTATCTCTATACACACGAAGCTGTGCAAACCGGAGCCATTCAGGAAGAGTTCCAGGCGCAGGCTATGCAGGCAAAAGATACCGTTCTATTGGAAACAGCTCCGGGACATGAAACCCGTTGTTTAAATACTGCATTTGCCCATCATTTCAATACAGAGAAAGCAAAACTTCTTGCTGCAGGAATGGACAAAAAACAGGTGTGGGAACAACTTGAAAAATTAAACGTAGGCCGTTTACGAATCGCAGCTAAAGGTATCGAGCGTCAGGGTGATAAACTTGTCAACATTCCTAAAGATGACCAACTAGACTTAGGAATGTACATGATAGGACAGGTAGCTACGATGCACAATCGTGTAATCTCATTAGCTGCTTTACATCAAAGTGTTGTAGACAATTACGAACACATTCAGAACGCTGCATTACCTGAAGAACCTATTTCCACAGAAAAACCTCTGGACATTGCTATCGTAGGAATGGAATGTATTTTCCCGGGTGCTAAAAACCTGGATGAATACTGGAGAAATATCATTTTAGGAAAAGACAGTGTTACCGAAGTACCGGATGAAAGATGGAATAAAGAATTGTATTACCATCCGGATTCTGACGGACCGGATGTATCTCATTCCAAATGGGGTGGATTTATTCCTAAAATTGATTTCGATCCGCTGGCATTTGGTATTCCACCACAATCACTTGCAGCTATTGAACCTACACAACTATTGACTTTATTGGTCGCTAAGCGTGCTATGGAAGATGCAGGATATGGCGAAAAACACATCAACAGAGAAAACATTTCTGTTATTATAGGTGCTGAGGGAGGTAATGACCTTGCCAACAGCTATAGTTTCAGAGGATATTATAAACAGGTTTTCGGAGAACTTCACGAAGAAGTAAAAGAAGCCTTCCCACATACAACGGAAGATTCTTTCCCAGGTATTCTGGCGAATGTAATCGCTGGTAGAATTACAAACCGCCTGGATCTTGGCGGTAGAAACTTTACCGTAGATGCAGCTTGTGCTTCGTCATTAGCCGCTATTGATCTTGCCTGTCAGGAACTGGTATTAGGCAAATCTGATATGGTTCTTGCCGGAGGTGCAGATTTACACAATGGAATCAATGATTATTTGATGTTCTCCAGCACGCATGCCCTATCAAGAAAAGGAAGATGTGCTACTTTTGATGGTGATGCAGATGGTATCGCCCTTGGAGAAGGTATCGCCATCCTTGTTTTAAAAAGATATGAAGATGCTGTACGTGATGGCGACCGTATTTATTCGGTGATTAAAGGAGTTGGAGGATCCAGTGATGGTAAAGCTCTTGGACTGACTGCTCCAAGACAAATAGGCCAGGTAAGAGCATTAGAACGTGCTTATTCTCAGGCTGGAATAAGTCCTGCTTCCGTAGGTCTTGTAGAAGCTCATGGTACCGGAACTGTTGTGGGTGACAAAACTGAATTAAGTGCACTGACTAATTTATTCAGCCGTTCGGGAGCTTTACCTGGGCAGACGCATCTAGGTTCTGTGAAAACACAGATCGGGCATACTAAGTGTGCGGCAGGATTAGCTGGATTGATCAAAGCTTCTCTTGCTGTATACCACGGGGTAAAACCACCTACCCTACACCTTCAGCAGCCTAATGCTTATTATAATGCAGAAACCAGTCCGTTTGCATTTCATGCAGAAAGTGGATTGTGGAGCGAGAAAAACCGTTATGCTGGGATCAGTGCTTTCGGATTCGGAGGAACGAATTTCCATACGGTAATTGCCAACCACCCTAAGCAGGATAATTCAATTGCAATGCAGTCATGGCCTTCAGAATTGTTTGTTTTCCGTGGAGATACGTATGAAGAAGCGAAAGGACAGTCAAGCCAGATTAAAGCTTTATTAGAAATTAACGATGGTATTCCATTAAAAGATATAGCGTACAGTTTAAGCATCAGTTCAGAAAAGCCAATTCAGTTCAGCATCGTTGCAGACACCGCTGAAGACCTGATGATGAAGCTTGAACTGGTATTACTAGGGATTGAGACAAAAGACACTTTTACGGTTAATAAAAAAGAAGGTAAAGTAGCGTTCACATTCCCGGGACAAGGCAGTCAGAGAATCAATATGGCTCGTGACTTATTTGTGGTTTTCCCGGCTATGCGCAAGATCATTGATGAGTATCCTGAACTTGAAAAAGTAGTTTTCCCATCTAAAACCTTTAATGAAGCTGATTTAAAGCAACAGAAAGAAACCATTAAAGATACCCGTTTAGCACAACCACTTTTAGGAATTGTAGACCTTGCATTGGCTAAATTCTTAGAATCATTGGGCATTATTCCTGATATGCTGGCAGGTCACAGCTATGGTGAAATACCAGCCTTATGTTTTGCAGGAGTATTTGGAGAAGATAAACTGGTTGACTTAAGTGTTAAGAGAGCCCAATCTATCTTAGATTCAGTAGAAGGCGGAGATCCGGGGTCAATGCTGGCAGCAAGTGCTACTCCGGAACGTTTACAACCAATGATTGCAAAAGTAGAAGGATGTTATCCTGTAAACTTCAATGCTCCAACTCAATGTGTTATCGCTGGAAGTACAGAAGCGATCAATAAATTATTGGAAGTGCTTAAACAGGAAGGTATTTCTGCTAAAAAACTGGAAGTTGCATGTGCATTCCACAGCCCGTTATTGGCAAAATCCAAGAATTTATATGCTGAAGTATTAAAAGACGTTCCTTTCCAGGAAATGCAGATCCCTGTATGGTCCAATACTACAGCAGAAGCATATCCGTCGAACCCATCAGAAATAAAAGAAAGGCTTACTGACCATCTGGTACAGCCTGTAAGATTTGTAGAACAGCTTCAGGCTATGTACAATGATGGTGCAAGAATCTTCATCGAAGTAGGACCTGGAAAAGTACTTACCGGATTAACCAAGTCTTGTCTGGAAAAAGATCAGCTGACCCTATATGTTGAAGACAACAGCCGTAATAAATTTAGTCATCTTCTTTGCATGCTAGCTCAATATTTAGGAACAGGCCGAAGCTTTACGATCAACAAGCTTTTTGATGGTAGAAGTGTCAACGTTATTGACCTTAACCAACCAGAGCTTTACAAGAAAAGCCCAGCCATCTGGCGTGTTAACGGGCAAACTGCCCACCCAACTACTGGTAATCTGCCAGCTAATGGTGCATTACCACTTATAAACCCTATTCCCATGAACAACTTTACTAATAATCCACAGGCACCCGCAACTGAGGCTCAGTCTACCGCTGAACGTATGTTGCAGGAATATTTAAACAGTATGAAATTAATGATACAGGCACAGCGTGATGTGATGCTTTCCTTTATGGGACAGAATCCTCAGGCATTCCCTGCTCCTGTGTACAATTCATCAGCACCAATTGCTGCGCACCAGCCAATATCTGCCATTCCGGTTCAGCCTGTTCAACAGGAAAGACCGGTAGCCGTTGCTGCTGTGAAGCAAGCTCCTGCAAGAGATATCAAATCCTTATTACTACAGGTAGTAAGTGACAAAACAGGATATCCTCAGGAAATGCTGGGTATGGAAATGGACCTTGAAGCGGATTTAAGTATTGATTCTATTAAAAGAGTTGAGATCATCGGAACACTTCGTAACGAACTGGGAAGTCTGGGTAACGGAAATACCAGTGAAGATACCGTTATGGAGCAATTAGCCGGAATAAAAACTTTAAGTGGCCTTGTTTCATGGCTTACTGAATTCTCAGGAGCTGAGACAACTGCTACACCTGAAAAAAATGGATCAGCAGCTGAATCATCAGTTGCACAATCAAAAGCTCAACCAACATTTTCTCTTGAAGACCTACAAAATGCAATTCTGAATATCGTAAGTGAAAAAACAGGATATCCTAAAGAAATGTTGGGTCTTGACCTTGATCTGGAAGCTGATTTAAGTATAGACTCCATCAAACGTATGGAAATCATCGGTGATCTTAAGACCAAGATTGGTTTTGGTCAAAACCTTGAACAGGCGGATGATGTCATGGAAAAACTGGCTGCCATTAAAACTCTTCGTGGTTTGGCAAGCTGGATCAGCGAAATGAATGGTGAAACAAACGAAACCGATCAGGAAACGAAAGAAACCAACATCGCAGAGCCAACTCAAAATGTACTTTCACGTCTTCGTTTTGATATCACTCCTACCGATGATTTTTTAGTACAAAATACAGAAGTATTGCAGGGAAAACGTTTTGCCATTACTCAAGATGACAGCAAACAAACCTCGGCAATCAAAGAAGCGTTGGAAAAACACGGAGCTATTGTAGAATTAGTAGATACAGAAAAAGATCTTTCTAATATTGACGGATTAATTATGCTGGATTTATTCTCAGCAGCTGATAAACCAAGCATTATTGATCATGTAGATCTGATCAAAAAACTGGATTTCGATAAAGCAAAATGGGTATATCTGATCTCAGATATTCCGGCACACCTACAGGAAATTACAGATGCAAGCATATTACGCCATCATCAGGGATATCCGGGACTTTTCAAAAGTCTGGCAAGAGAATTTGATAATACAACTTGTAGATTAATCAGCCTTGGCACGCCTCAGGAAGTAGATCAGATTGCTGAAATTACTTTAAAGGAAATCCTTACCAACGATAAACCCGCTGAAGTTATTTATAAAAACGATCAGAGGCATAAAGTAGATATTATCCCTTCTCCATTGTCAACAAGCTTAAACGAAGCTCATATCCAATTAGATCAAAAATCTGTGGTATTGGTATTGGGAGGAGCACAGGGAATCACTGCTGAATTGGCAAAACATATGTCTCAGGCTTATCCTTGTACTTATATTCTGGTAGGAAGATCAGCCGATCCAAGAGAGGGAGCGTTAGAATTAAAAGAATTTGAAGCCATGAAAACCAAAGAAGAAATCAGAGGTTTCCTTATCAGATCCGGCAAATTCACTGCCCCTGCAGAAATAGAAAAAGAAACAACTAAGATTTTCAAAAACAATCAGATTCTACGCACAATCCGTGATATGGAAGCGCTTGGAAACACCATTATTTACCAATCATTGGATCTTTGTGACGAAGAAGGCTTAGGTAATCTGATCAGCAGTATTTATGAAAAATACAACCGTCTGGATGGAGTGATCCATGGCGCAGGTCTTTTAGAAGATAAACTATTCAAACAAAAGACCACAAGCTCTTTCGGACGTGTATTTGATACTAAAGTAAAACCACTTCGTGTATTGGCAGAACAGCTTCGTTCAGACTGTCAGTTTGTAGTATTATTCTCAAGTATTGCTTCTGTATATGGTAACAAAGGTCAGACAGATTATGCTGCAGCAAACAGCGTACTGGATGATTACGCTAATGCTTTAAACAAAAGATTAAAAGGAAAAGTAATCTCTATCAACTGGGGACCATGGAAAGGTGCCGGAATGGTTTCCTCCACCCTTGAATCAGAATACGAACGTCGAGGTATTTCTATGATTCCATTGGATGAAGGAAAAGAAATCTTCCTTAACGAGATAAAATACGGAACCGAAAGCCAGGTGCTGATCATGTCAGGAAATAATTGGTAA